One genomic window of Papaver somniferum cultivar HN1 unplaced genomic scaffold, ASM357369v1 unplaced-scaffold_150, whole genome shotgun sequence includes the following:
- the LOC113336188 gene encoding tyrosine/DOPA decarboxylase 1-like — protein MGSLPANNFESMSLCSQNPLDPDEFRRQGHMIIDFLADYYKNVEKYPVRSQVEPGYLKKRLPESAPYNPESIETILEDVTNDIIPGLTHWQSPNYFAYFPSSGSIAGFLGEMLSTGFNVVGFNWMSSPAATELESIVMNWLGQMLTLPKSFLFSSDGCSGGGGVLQGTTCEAILCTLTAARDKMLNKIGSENINKLVVYASDQTHCALQKAAQIAGINPKNFRAIATSKATNFGLSPNSLQSTILADIESGLVPLFLCATVGTTSSTAVDPIGPLCAVAKLHGIWVHIDAAYAGSACICPEFRHFIDGVEDADSFSLNAHKWFFTTLDCCCLWVKDSDSLVKALSTSPEYLKNKATDSKQVIDYKDWQIALSRRFRSMKLWLVLRSYGIANLRTFLRSHVKMAKHFQGLIGMDNRFEIVVPRTFAMVCFRLKPAAFFRKKIVEDDHIEAQTNEVNAKLLESVNASGKIYMTHAVVGGVYMIRFAVGATLTEERHVTGAWKVVQEHTDAILGALDGKTTTIHEILD, from the coding sequence ATGGGAAGTCTTCCAGCTAATAACTTTGAAAGCATGTCGCTGTGTTCGCAAAATCCACTTGATCCAGATGAATTCAGAAGGCAAGGTCACATGATTATTGATTTCCTTGCTGATTACTACAAAAATGTTGAGAAATATCCAGTTAGAAGCCAAGTCGAGCCcggttatttgaagaaaaggtTACCCGAATCAGCTCCGTACAAtcctgaatccattgaaaccatTCTTGAAGATGTGACAAATGATATCATCCCTGGTCTAACTCACTGGCAAAGTCCAAATTACTTTGCTTATTTTCCTTCTAGTGGTTCTATCGCTGGTTTCCTAGGGGAAATGCTAAGTACCGGATTTAATGTTGTCGGGTTTAATTGGATGTCATCTCCGGCCGCAACTGAGTTGGAGAGTATTGTTATGAATTGGCTTGGCCAGATGCTTACGCTTCCCAAATCATTTCTCTTTTCATCAGACGGATGTTCGGGAGGTGGAGGAGTTTTGCAAGGGACTACTTGTGAAGCCATTTTATGTACTCTAACTGCGGCAAGAGATAAAATGCTGAACAAAATTGGTAGTGAAAATATTAACAAGTTGGTTGTTTATGCTTCTGATCAAACCCATTGTGCACTACAGAAAGCTGCTCAAATTGCTGGGATTAATCCTAAGAATTTCCGTGCTATCGCAACCTCCAAGGCTACAAATTTTGGTCTCTCTCCAAATTCACTTCAATCGACAATTCTTGCTGATATCGAATCCGGGTTAGTTCCATTGTTTCTCTGTGCCACTGTCggaacaacttcttcaacagCCGTAGATCCTATTGGCCCACTTTGCGCGGTGGCAAAATTGCACGGTATTTGGGTTCACATTGATGCTGCATATGCTGGAAGTGCATGTATCTGCCCAGAGTTCAGGCACTTCATCGATGGTGTGGAAGATGCAGACTCATTTAGTCTAAATGCACACAAGTGGTTCTTTACTACTTTGGATTGttgctgtttatgggtgaaagacTCTGATTCACTGGTCAAGGCATTATCAACAAGTCCAGAATATTTGAAGAACAAAGCAACTGATTCCAAACAAGTTATCGATTACAAAGATTGGCAAATAGCGCTCAGCAGAAGATTCCGATCCATGAAACTCTGGTTAGTACTTCGCAGCTATGGAATTGCTAACTTAAGAACCTTCCTTAGGAGTCATGTTAAAATGGCTAAGCACTTTCAGGGGCTCATTGGTATGGACAACAGGTTTGAGATTGTAGTTCCTAGAACATTTGCCATGGTGTGCTTTCGCCTTAAACCAGCTGccttttttaggaaaaaaatagTTGAAGATGATCACATTGAAGCTCAAACAAATGAGGTAAATGCGAAATTGCTTGAATCAGTCAATGCGTCCGGGAAGATATACATGACTCATGCTGTTGTTGGAGGGGTGTACATGATTCGGTTTGCCGTCGGGGCAACACTGACAGAGGAAAGACATGTCACTGGGGCTTGGAAGGTGGTACAGGAGCATACAGATGCCATACTCGGTGCCTTGGATGGTAAAACTACTACCATTCATGAAATTCTCGATTAA
- the LOC113335861 gene encoding uncharacterized protein LOC113335861 has translation MGDQKKLITICQSGGEFVKNKDGSLSYINGEDAHAVDIDNETKFDDFKLELAGMWNYSPETVTIKYILAGHGKTLITIFNDRDLKRMVKFHENSTTADVFVIHQDVCNMPAASSTTISEAVVPVDDTPVDGISAEPDPVFHVPFESISPNQPPAIAVTAAKHHRAVERENTVTGVDQMFRNVYQIIDTLPNCSKKKWGRVEGGAARRRSTALILMKQNDYVGARKKLIEARTAYPGLDYIDELIKVCDIVCAAEDQLQGSGIDWYSVLQTNKTASESDIEFQYTELIRTLEPIKNKFPEIQSSLGLIEKAYNVLSDKEKRYEFDWKRAGSLGPSGSVKPLDVAHSDTVNMNREATSQCASGNKRVVSISSDKSNPMCNSLEQPLKKVRSLGGDDCEIVAET, from the coding sequence ATGGGGGATCAGAAGAAACTTATAACTATATGTCAATCTGGGGGTGAGTTTGTGAAAAATAAAGATGGTTCATTGTCATACATTAATGGTGAAGATGCTCATGCAGTCGACATTGATAACGAAACTAAGTTTGATGATTTCAAGTTGGAGCTTGCTGGAATGTGGAATTATAGTCCTGAGACTGTGACTATCAAATATATTCTTGCAGGTCATGGGAAAACACTGATTACGATTTTTAATGATAGAGATTTGAAACGTATGGTCAAATTCCATGAGAATTCAACCACAGcggatgtttttgttattcatcAAGATGTGTGCAACATGCCTGCAGCCAGTAGTACAACCATATCAGAAGCTGTGGTTCCCGTTGATGATACTCCTGTTGATGGCATTTCAGCTGAACCAGATCCAGTATTTCATGTTCCTTTTGAGAGTATATCTCCAAATCAACCACCAGCTATTGCTGTGACTGCTGCCAAGCATCATAGAGCTGTAGAACGCGAAAACACCGTCACTGGTGTTGACCAAATGTTTAGAAATGTTTACCAGATTATTGATACATTGCCCAACTGTTCTAAGAAAAAATGGGGCAGAGTTGAGGGAGGAGCAGCTAGGCGAAGATCGACTGCATTAATTCTGATGAAGCAAAATGATTATGTTGGTGCTAGGAAAAAGTTAATCGAAGCACGGACAGCATATCCTGGACTTGATTATATTGATGAGTTGATAAAAGTATGTGACATAGTATGTGCAGCTGAAGATCAGTTACAAGGGAGTGGAATTGATTGGTATTCGGTTCTCCAGACTAACAAGACAGCCAGTGAGTCCGACATAGAGTTTCAGTATACAGAACTGATCAGAACTTTGGAACCCATTAAGAACAAGTTTCCGGAAATTCAATCATCTTTGGGGCTCATCGAAAAAGCATATAATGTGCTTTCAGATAAAGAAAAGCGTTACGAGTTTGATTGGAAAAGAGCTGGTAGCTTGGGTCCTTCTGGTTCTGTGAAACCATTAGATGTAGCGCATTCAGATACTGTGAACATGAATAGGGAAGCTACTTCACAATGTGCTTCTGGGAATAAGAGAGTTGTTAGCATCAGTTCGGATAAAAGCAATCCAATGTGCAACTCGCTGGAGCAGCCTTTGAAGAAGGTAAGAAGTTTGGGTGGGGATGATTGTGAAATTGTAGCTGAGACCTAA
- the LOC113336181 gene encoding zinc finger MYM-type protein 1-like, with protein MMDGILFLAKNGLAFRGDSEKIYTKNNGNFLSFIEVLAKYDPVLKYHLESIEKNEMRYHYLSHKIQNELISMLADETRKLILKKIHEAKYFSIILDCTPDVSRREQMSIIIRCVDVSTARIEEYFLGFLKVEDKTGEGLFFELQEALINLGLNIDDIRGQGYDNGANMKGKHKGVQARLLEINPRAFYTPCACHSLNLILCDMAKSCPKGLSFFGSIQRIYTLFSASTNRWDLFKEEIGEKGLTLKPLCDTRWESRVASIKAIRYQAPEIRKALEKLRDSSSISQEVSTAESLSIEKMGSKRQWKKRRRLQMV; from the exons ATGATGGACGGCATCTTGTTCCTAGCGAAGAATGGTTTAGCATTTCGTGGGGATAGTGAgaaaatttatacaaaaaataatGGAAACTTCTTAAGTTTCATAGAGGTACTTGCAAAATATGATCCCGTGTTAAAGTATCACTTGGAGAGTATCGAAAAGAATGAAATGCGGTATCATTATCTTAGCCACAAAATTCAGAATGAACTGATTTCAATGCTTGCTGATGAGACGCGAAAGCTTATTCTGAAAAAAATCCACGAGGCGAAATACTTCTCAATTATTCTTGATTGTACTCCGGATGTTTCTCGCAGGGAACAAATGTCCATTATAATCAGATGCGTAGATGTTTCAACAGCAAGAATTGAGGAATATTTTCTTGGGTTTTTGAAAGTTGAAGATAAAACAGGAGAAGGTTTGTTTTTTGAACTTCAAGAAGCATTGATAAACCTTGGATTAAATATTGATGATATAAGAGGGCAGGGATATGACAATGGAGCAAATATGAAAGGAAAACACAAAGGTGTACAAGCAAGACTACTCGAGATTAATCCAAGAGCATTCTACACACCGTGTGCTTGTCATAGTCTAAATCTAATACTTTGTGATATGGCTAAGTCATGTCCTAAAGGATTGTCTTTTTTTGGATCCATACAACGTATTTATACGTTATTCTCGGCTTCTACTAATCGATGGGATTTGTTCAAAGAAGAGATTGGAGAGAAAGGTTTGACTCTTAAACCATTATGCGATACTAGGTGGGAAAGCCGTGTAGCAAGTATCAAAGCGATAAGATACCAAGCTCCTGAAATACGCAAAGCTTTAGAGAAGTTGCGAGATTCATCCTCTATTTCTCAAGAAGTCAGCACAGCCGAGAGCCTA AGTATAGAAAAGATGGGTTCCAAAAGGCAATGGAAGAAGCGAAGGAGATTGCAGATGGTATGA